A single region of the Thermococcus paralvinellae genome encodes:
- a CDS encoding NAD(P)/FAD-dependent oxidoreductase, translating to MRLIIVGNGVAGVTLAKELSGEFDITIVDKENLPYYSKPMLSHYIAGFINEKALFPYSFEWYEKKDIELKLGVEAKVIDRARKRLITSEGELDYDILVLATGAKAREPMVEGKEHLKVLRTFEDAKAIRDALEHEGEIIILDGGFISVELAGNLAKAGYDVRLIHRRNTLLGLDEELSEILKERLENVGVKFHLNTNLVKADEGGVFTDKGYIEGTLKVCAFGIIPNREIAMRSGIHTGRGILIDEQFRTSARDVYAIGDCAEYNSIICGTARASMEHARVLANLLRGKKDRYNFELRSSVFKLADFSIAIIGKIKGAGQWINEDVKIFSAQGKILGAVVFDDLKTAMKLEKLIKTGAGYNGLL from the coding sequence ACATAACCATAGTTGATAAAGAAAACCTTCCATACTACAGCAAGCCAATGCTGAGTCATTACATAGCTGGCTTTATTAATGAAAAGGCTCTCTTTCCATATTCTTTTGAATGGTATGAAAAGAAGGATATAGAACTTAAGCTTGGAGTTGAGGCTAAAGTAATAGACAGGGCAAGGAAAAGGCTGATAACCTCTGAAGGGGAGCTTGACTATGATATTTTAGTTCTTGCAACGGGAGCAAAGGCAAGAGAGCCTATGGTGGAAGGCAAAGAGCACTTGAAGGTACTGAGAACGTTTGAAGACGCGAAGGCTATAAGAGATGCTCTTGAGCACGAAGGGGAAATAATAATTTTGGACGGTGGATTTATATCCGTTGAGCTCGCTGGAAATCTTGCAAAGGCTGGCTATGATGTAAGGCTCATTCATAGAAGAAATACACTTCTTGGTCTTGACGAGGAACTGAGCGAAATATTGAAGGAGAGGCTTGAAAACGTTGGAGTTAAGTTTCATCTCAACACAAATCTAGTAAAAGCTGATGAGGGCGGTGTTTTTACAGATAAGGGCTACATTGAGGGCACACTTAAAGTGTGTGCTTTTGGTATAATACCAAATAGGGAGATTGCAATGAGGAGCGGAATACATACTGGGAGAGGTATTCTAATTGATGAGCAATTCAGAACCTCAGCGAGAGATGTGTATGCAATTGGAGACTGTGCCGAGTACAATAGTATAATCTGTGGAACTGCCAGAGCTTCTATGGAACATGCGAGAGTTCTGGCAAATCTGCTTAGGGGAAAAAAGGATAGATATAATTTTGAGCTTCGCTCCTCTGTTTTCAAGCTCGCTGATTTTTCAATCGCAATAATTGGAAAAATTAAAGGAGCAGGGCAGTGGATAAATGAAGATGTCAAAATATTTAGTGCTCAAGGGAAGATTTTGGGTGCAGTGGTTTTTGATGACTTAAAAACTGCTATGAAACTTGAAAAACTTATCAAGACTGGAGCAGGCTATAATGGGCTCTTATAA
- a CDS encoding rubrerythrin family protein — MAVKREMTKKFLSEAYAGESQAHMKYLIFAEVAEKEGFPNIAKLFRAIAFAEFVHAKNHLKALGNVKDTVENLQMAIDGETFEVEEMYPAYKAVAELQGENEAVRSTHYALEAEKIHAGLYKKAKELAEQKKDIEIKKIYICPVCGYTAVDEAPEKCPVCNIPKEKFVVFE; from the coding sequence ATGGCTGTGAAAAGGGAAATGACAAAGAAGTTTTTAAGCGAAGCTTATGCAGGTGAAAGCCAAGCCCACATGAAGTACCTTATTTTTGCAGAGGTTGCTGAAAAAGAAGGATTTCCAAACATCGCAAAGCTCTTTAGGGCAATCGCCTTTGCTGAGTTTGTTCACGCTAAGAACCATCTCAAAGCTCTTGGAAATGTAAAGGATACAGTTGAAAATCTCCAAATGGCCATAGATGGTGAAACCTTTGAGGTTGAGGAGATGTATCCAGCTTATAAGGCTGTTGCAGAATTGCAAGGGGAAAATGAAGCTGTTAGGAGCACACACTATGCGTTAGAGGCAGAAAAGATTCACGCTGGACTATACAAGAAAGCAAAAGAACTTGCAGAGCAAAAGAAGGACATCGAAATTAAGAAGATTTACATATGTCCTGTCTGTGGTTATACAGCAGTAGACGAAGCCCCAGAAAAGTGTCCAGTCTGTAATATACCGAAAGAAAAGTTTGTTGTCTTTGAGTGA
- the rd gene encoding rubredoxin has protein sequence MAKWKCIVCGYIYDEEEGDPDNGIAPGTKFEDLPDDWVCPLCGAGKDMFEKIE, from the coding sequence ATGGCAAAGTGGAAATGTATAGTTTGTGGATATATCTACGATGAGGAGGAAGGCGACCCAGACAATGGAATAGCTCCGGGAACAAAGTTTGAAGACTTGCCGGATGATTGGGTTTGCCCGCTCTGTGGAGCTGGAAAAGACATGTTTGAGAAAATAGAGTGA
- a CDS encoding class II SORL domain-containing protein: MLSKTIASGDWKGEKHVPVIEYKKDGDLLEIEVSVGKEIPHPNTPEHHIAWIELYFHPEGEKFPIMVGRVAFTNHSDPLTEPKAKFYIRTNKKGKLYALSYCNIHGLWENSVDVE; encoded by the coding sequence ATGTTGAGCAAAACTATAGCTTCTGGAGATTGGAAAGGAGAGAAGCACGTTCCAGTTATAGAGTACAAGAAGGATGGAGATTTGCTTGAGATTGAAGTTAGCGTTGGAAAAGAAATTCCACACCCAAACACACCAGAGCACCACATAGCTTGGATTGAACTCTACTTCCACCCAGAGGGAGAGAAGTTCCCAATTATGGTTGGCAGAGTGGCATTTACCAACCATAGCGATCCACTCACTGAGCCAAAGGCAAAATTCTACATCAGAACAAACAAGAAAGGCAAACTCTATGCTTTAAGCTACTGTAACATTCACGGGCTCTGGGAGAACAGTGTTGATGTTGAGTGA
- a CDS encoding iron-sulfur cluster assembly protein has product MKIYSPDREYPPEYLEVLEELRRIIDPVTGGDILDSGVVAGLEVTKDTLKIWLRFESHAEYNIIGESPIAYSKIIGDIMERFALVKFDNVYVYDLANNIVGKFENKGRHRPEDLGDV; this is encoded by the coding sequence ATGAAGATTTATAGCCCAGATAGAGAGTATCCACCTGAATATCTCGAAGTTCTTGAAGAGCTTAGGAGAATAATTGATCCCGTTACTGGTGGAGATATACTTGACTCAGGTGTTGTTGCGGGCTTAGAGGTTACCAAAGATACCTTGAAGATATGGCTCAGGTTTGAAAGCCATGCAGAATACAATATAATTGGCGAATCTCCGATAGCTTACTCCAAGATAATCGGCGACATAATGGAACGCTTTGCATTGGTTAAATTTGATAATGTTTACGTTTATGATTTGGCTAACAATATAGTCGGAAAGTTTGAAAATAAGGGCAGGCATAGGCCAGAAGACTTAGGAGATGTCTAA
- a CDS encoding iron-sulfur cluster assembly protein encodes MGLFDFLKQKEPKDVKKKELPEEVRRVVEILKKVRDPETELSIVDEGLVYGLTVKGKLVQVFLLMARSTPECHFCRMIAINVQRKILDEIIRILKEEGFDKVEVYNELGLLLAEE; translated from the coding sequence ATGGGACTTTTTGACTTTTTAAAGCAGAAGGAACCAAAAGACGTGAAAAAGAAAGAGTTGCCCGAAGAGGTTAGACGTGTTGTTGAAATTCTGAAAAAAGTCAGAGATCCTGAAACTGAGCTGAGCATAGTGGATGAAGGTTTGGTTTATGGACTAACTGTAAAAGGAAAACTTGTCCAAGTTTTTCTCCTCATGGCTCGTTCAACTCCAGAGTGCCATTTCTGCCGGATGATAGCTATAAACGTGCAAAGGAAAATTTTGGATGAAATTATTCGTATACTTAAAGAGGAAGGATTTGACAAAGTTGAAGTTTACAATGAATTAGGGCTACTTTTAGCAGAAGAATAA
- a CDS encoding ferritin family protein, with translation MLGLNPISINKKKLSKNEIVQALRWAVIAELDAINFYEQFAELIDDEAVKHTFLDVANEEKEHVGEFLALLLKLDPELGKYMKKGFEEVEEETGIKVEF, from the coding sequence ATGCTTGGATTGAATCCAATTTCCATAAACAAGAAAAAACTGTCCAAAAACGAAATTGTTCAAGCCCTTCGCTGGGCTGTTATAGCTGAACTCGATGCTATAAACTTCTACGAGCAGTTTGCCGAGCTGATTGATGATGAAGCTGTAAAACACACCTTCCTTGATGTTGCAAATGAGGAAAAAGAACATGTAGGTGAGTTCTTAGCTCTGCTCCTAAAGCTCGACCCTGAACTTGGCAAGTACATGAAAAAAGGATTCGAAGAGGTCGAAGAAGAGACAGGCATAAAAGTCGAATTCTAA
- a CDS encoding ferritin family protein: protein MNELEALALALEVEKAELRFYIEMAKKAKDERAKKMFLFLAGEEAEHWNVFERKFVEKIVEKCELPTIDKRVLEKLSPKYEGSLSEVKAVEIGMEQEKLTWEFYEKAAEEAKDENVKKIFLELAKVEKAHYELLKAQYDSVMKTGIWMDYQDFSLEVD, encoded by the coding sequence ATGAACGAGCTTGAAGCACTTGCTTTGGCACTTGAAGTTGAGAAGGCTGAGCTTAGGTTCTATATAGAAATGGCAAAGAAAGCCAAAGACGAAAGGGCAAAGAAGATGTTTCTATTTCTAGCGGGGGAAGAAGCTGAGCATTGGAACGTCTTTGAGAGGAAGTTCGTTGAGAAGATTGTGGAGAAATGTGAACTTCCGACGATTGATAAGAGAGTCTTAGAAAAGCTGAGCCCAAAATATGAAGGGTCCCTGAGTGAAGTCAAGGCGGTAGAGATAGGCATGGAACAGGAAAAGCTGACGTGGGAGTTCTATGAAAAGGCTGCTGAGGAAGCAAAAGATGAGAACGTGAAAAAGATTTTTCTCGAACTGGCTAAAGTGGAGAAAGCCCACTATGAACTTTTAAAGGCTCAATATGATTCAGTTATGAAGACCGGCATCTGGATGGATTACCAGGACTTTAGTCTTGAGGTTGATTAA
- a CDS encoding GNAT family N-acetyltransferase, which produces MKIVKVENPLSLKNELLSFVFRVYQGTNGAYPALEWVENKPNPEDFEGFKRVYEPFLEFRLGKEFDELYILKGNGEIIGVIALVYTFEDKNIWWVPEELKNEKTGLIEFFMVDPAFRGRGYGSKLLEFAVKRLKELGKEPYLITFKHLGAYQYYLKRGFKELGEYKDFVVLKYED; this is translated from the coding sequence ATGAAGATCGTCAAAGTGGAAAATCCATTATCACTTAAAAATGAGCTGCTTAGCTTTGTTTTCAGAGTGTACCAAGGCACTAATGGAGCGTATCCAGCTCTTGAGTGGGTTGAGAACAAGCCAAACCCAGAGGACTTTGAAGGCTTCAAAAGGGTATATGAACCTTTTCTAGAATTCAGACTTGGAAAGGAGTTCGATGAGCTGTACATTTTAAAGGGAAATGGGGAGATAATAGGTGTTATTGCCCTCGTTTATACTTTTGAAGACAAAAACATCTGGTGGGTACCGGAGGAACTGAAAAATGAAAAAACTGGTCTAATAGAGTTTTTTATGGTTGATCCAGCATTTAGGGGAAGAGGTTATGGGTCAAAGCTTTTAGAGTTTGCCGTTAAGAGGCTGAAAGAGCTTGGGAAAGAGCCATATTTGATAACGTTCAAACATCTTGGGGCTTATCAGTATTATCTCAAAAGAGGGTTCAAGGAATTGGGGGAATATAAAGATTTTGTCGTATTGAAATATGAGGATTGA
- a CDS encoding RAD55 family ATPase, with the protein MTRISTGVRGLDKMLNGGLIPGRAYLIKGGPGTGKTILSIHFLMEGVKNGEKVLYITLEEPIEILKEDMRKLGFDIDNPLFVGIDATPVKEKRSIFEGFHYEEFAKGFTELVRAVRERLKEDKFTRVVIDPITMIKLTMEDELEYRRTFLAFLKEIANYNVTLFLTSEVYEMSIEDYLVSGVIELKTFETGGKTVRGIKVVKFRGSDFDETMRPYKITSSGIEVYSEETIL; encoded by the coding sequence ATGACTCGCATTTCTACTGGTGTAAGAGGGTTGGACAAAATGCTTAATGGAGGGTTAATACCGGGTAGAGCATATCTCATTAAAGGTGGTCCTGGTACTGGGAAAACAATATTATCCATCCATTTCCTTATGGAGGGAGTTAAGAATGGGGAAAAAGTTCTTTATATAACTCTTGAAGAGCCAATTGAAATTCTCAAGGAGGATATGAGAAAATTGGGTTTTGACATAGATAACCCTCTGTTTGTAGGAATAGATGCAACCCCTGTAAAAGAGAAAAGGAGTATCTTTGAAGGATTCCACTATGAAGAATTCGCAAAGGGTTTTACTGAGCTTGTAAGAGCCGTCAGAGAGAGATTAAAAGAGGATAAGTTTACACGTGTAGTCATTGATCCCATTACAATGATAAAGCTGACGATGGAGGATGAGCTTGAGTACAGGAGGACTTTCCTTGCATTTTTAAAGGAGATTGCAAACTATAATGTAACTTTGTTTTTGACGTCTGAAGTTTACGAAATGAGTATTGAGGACTACTTGGTAAGCGGGGTCATAGAACTGAAAACATTTGAAACAGGCGGGAAGACGGTTAGGGGGATTAAAGTTGTTAAATTCAGAGGCAGCGACTTTGATGAAACTATGAGACCATATAAAATAACCAGCAGTGGAATTGAGGTGTACAGTGAAGAGACAATTCTGTGA
- a CDS encoding LysO family transporter, with amino-acid sequence MNIFIPLLAGVVCGYLFRRRININLDKPMSATLLLLIFFMGVEAGKVEINALNLFIASLTFAVLTILGSLFFAVLLGGRLR; translated from the coding sequence ATGAACATATTCATCCCCCTACTAGCAGGAGTTGTATGTGGATATTTGTTCAGGAGAAGGATTAACATAAACCTTGATAAGCCTATGAGTGCAACTTTATTGCTGTTAATTTTCTTTATGGGAGTTGAAGCAGGTAAAGTTGAAATAAACGCCTTAAACTTGTTCATCGCATCATTGACATTTGCGGTTCTGACTATTTTGGGTAGTTTGTTTTTTGCAGTGCTGTTAGGAGGCAGGTTAAGATGA
- a CDS encoding lysine exporter LysO family protein: MSFLYLVLASLFAGLLIGKYTTLEFGSLYEVMLYLLIFIIGLDLGKSKGVGEIKKLGKIALILPLATVIGSLLGGLLASFLLNIPIKWALGISAGFGWYSLTGPLLAQYSTVYGVIGFLANLTREILTILFYPLAIKKIPKELAVSMGGATTMDSTLPVIVKFGGREITIIAFVHGFILTAISPFLIPLILQL; encoded by the coding sequence ATGAGCTTTTTGTACTTGGTTTTAGCCTCTCTTTTTGCTGGGCTTTTAATTGGGAAATACACAACCCTCGAATTTGGTAGCTTATATGAAGTAATGCTATATCTGTTAATCTTCATTATTGGACTCGACTTGGGAAAAAGTAAAGGAGTGGGGGAAATTAAAAAGCTTGGAAAGATTGCATTGATTCTGCCACTTGCCACTGTAATCGGTTCTCTGCTGGGAGGACTTTTAGCGTCATTTTTGCTTAATATTCCAATAAAATGGGCATTAGGGATTTCAGCAGGATTCGGATGGTATTCATTGACAGGGCCTCTCCTAGCACAGTACTCGACTGTTTATGGTGTAATCGGATTTTTGGCAAATTTAACAAGGGAGATACTAACGATTTTGTTTTATCCGCTGGCTATTAAGAAAATACCCAAGGAACTTGCAGTTTCAATGGGAGGAGCTACGACAATGGATTCTACATTGCCAGTCATTGTAAAATTTGGAGGAAGAGAAATTACGATAATTGCTTTTGTTCATGGCTTTATCCTGACAGCAATATCTCCATTTTTAATTCCTCTTATACTTCAGCTTTGA
- a CDS encoding winged helix-turn-helix transcriptional regulator: protein MSNEEVILEVMKKAGKPLKSAEIAEMTGIPKKEVDKIIKKLKKEGKIISPKRCYYAPAE from the coding sequence ATGAGCAACGAAGAAGTTATTTTGGAAGTTATGAAAAAAGCTGGAAAGCCGCTCAAAAGCGCTGAAATTGCTGAGATGACTGGCATACCAAAGAAAGAAGTTGACAAAATCATTAAAAAGCTGAAGAAGGAAGGAAAGATAATCTCACCAAAACGCTGTTATTATGCTCCTGCCGAGTGA